The Lycium barbarum isolate Lr01 chromosome 11, ASM1917538v2, whole genome shotgun sequence genome contains the following window.
AATCAAGTGGGTTGGTTCGAAAAGTGTTTGATGCAAGATCATGGTTAGTTGCTGgtacatcatgtatatataagctGGATAAATTTGTAGACTCAACTGGTTTCAGCATTAAAAAGGCATACCAGTATTTTCTTCCTCAGTATCCCAAAGTTGCCTGGAAGAAACTTGCACTGGTAAAAGGACTCATTCCCAAGCATAGCTTCATTCTTTGGTTAGCTCTCCACAAAAGACTATCAACTGTTGACAGGGTAGCAAAATGGGGCATAAATGTCGACGCTAATTGTGTATTGTGTAATGCTCAAACTGAAGAGACTCTTGCTCATTTATTACATGAGTGCTCTTTTGGCACACAAAAATGGTCAAAACTGTTGAATTGGTTAGGTGTTCAAAGGCAGGCGCTTTCCTGGGAGGAAGAAATCAGGTGGCTGTCTGAAGTGGTTAACAACAGGTTGCCTAAGAACAACATACTGGGTTTCTTATATGCTGCAACTGTTTATCATATTTGGATAGAGTGAAATGGTCGGAGATTCCAACAAAAAAAGAGGGACAGTGTGACTATCTTGAAGGAAATTGCACTGAAACTGCATATTGCTGGACAAAAACAGTACAAATGGACAGGAGTATTGAATACTATGCAAGGATATCCCTAACTACATTGTATAGATATAGATAGGAATCCTTGTAATACAAGTTAGTTTACATTTGGATCTTTACTTGAAGCGGTACCTGGAGTCAAAAAGGACTAGTAGTGTAATTGTGCTCAATTtggttgaataaaatttatacatttgaccaaaataaataaataaataatttgttAAGTTGAGCGATAAACTAAAATACAACTGAATCCCATTAGTGAAAGTCACCTCCAAAGGAAATGTACATGGTGACATGATACTTTTTATGACTCATGCGTTTCTATTCAGCCATTAGTCAACTCCAAGAGCAAGCAAAGAGCAAAAAAATCATCGAAAGAAAGCCTGCTGAAAATTAAGAAGAATTTGCTTTTTACCGACTCTACGTGGTTTTCCACGTTGAAACTGTTAACTTTTTTGCTACAAACTAAAAGTACATACAGCCTAATTTCTTTCTCAAATGTTCCTCCCAAAATCTTTAGTTCCCTAGTATTGCTAAAGTAGCCACCAGGCAATACATCGTAAGCGCTAGAGCCCGCTGACATTGATAGGTGCTGAACTCACAGCAACTTCATCCACAGTAGGCATATTCTGTACATGCTCAAGGAGCTGTTTGAGCTCTCTATTAACATAATTAATACGCTGTTTAGACATGAATGATTCTGAATATAGACTTCCACTAAGATCATGGAAAACTTGAGAATACTCATTAGCACTACTTTGAACAACTGAATCATCCAGCAGAGCTAAGGAACTCTCTAGTCTCCATCGAAGTGGATAATATTTTTCTGGGATTTGAAAGTAGTTCTTAGATACTAGCACTCGTATTGAATGTCGGCACAAAATGCCAGAATGCTCAAATTCCTTACAAGAACAGTGAACTTGCTCATCTTCATGAATCCAAATCACAAGACACTCTGCTTCCATCTTCTTGTAATGCCTCACAAGATATGAGCTATTAGCCATTTCCGTTATTGAGTACTGCATGGATAGCATAATCTCATGCTGCATGACATTGAAAGCATAAGGCGTAAGAATGCTCCTAGCATGTTCTTCAAGAGGTAGGCAAGTCTTAGCAGGGATATAAAGTTGCTTTTCCTTCTTGTGATTCCCAAAGTTGGTGACTAAACCAACCTGCAACAGTTTAAAGTGTGCAGAATTTGTCATCAAATCATGTACTAGACATGTCAATAAAGCAAAGTTAAATAATTATAAgtgcagaggcggatctaggatttgaaacTTATGGGTTCCTATAATGACCTAAAGTTAATTTttttgaggtaattttttttttgaggacCTAAAGTTAATATACAACAATAACTGGGTTCACAGTCAAATATTTATAGATGCTTAATGGATCTTTCTAATACATATACAGGGGATGGACAAAAGCTACTAGGTTCATGTGAACCCCAGATTATAACTATATTGTACCTGCTCAAAGAATAAGAGTAAGCTTGATTGAGGGCTCAAGATATTCTTCATGAATGTCTCTACCATTTTCCAATACTCAATGGTCATTGTTCGGGCCAGGAAAAAGTTCCGCATGTAAGAAATTGGCCAGGATGCTCGATAAGAGAGAAGAAGAGCGATGTGCTTATCTGAACCAAGTCCAAACCGAGCAACCAGTTGATTCCATTGATGCTCAAAGTCCTCTACATTTTCCAGTCGACACAACATATCAAACTCAGATTTAAAATCTGGATACTGTAATCCAAGGGGCAAGGAGAACCAACTAGATAATTTTGAGAGAACTtgccatatacatataacatgcttAGTGTTAGGCATCTCGCGTGCTATAGCATCTCTTAACCCTGAATCTATATCAGTCACAATTGTCTGCGGTTGTCTTCCTCTCATGAATCGAACAAAGGACTGCATAGAAGAAAAACCAACTGTCAAATAAATGTGAATGCggatgcccaaaaaaaaaaaaaacacacacaagCTTTCTTTCCCTAACCTGTAAGGCCCAAGAGAATGACTGTGATGTCTCATCTTGCAGAAGAACACATCCAAGAAAAAGTGCATTCCCATGATTGTCAATTCCAAACCACACACCAAGTAGCATATTATAGGTGATAGAGCGGTATGTGGTGTCAAAAGTGGCCGCATCACCAAAGAAAGAATATGCATGAAGTGAGTGTCCATATGACCATGCGATGTTTTCCACTCTGCCATTTTCATCGGTAGTAAAACTGTAAACGAACCCCTCATCCTTTTGTTCTGAGGCTTTGCAAGCCTCAAGAAGCTCCAAAAGATCATTTTCCCTTTTCTCTGTGATCAAAGCATCATTCTCCTGAACAGTTTTCTTACACGTCCTGACAAAATTTCTGACATCTTTTTCTATGAAAGGCAACTGACCCGGTTGAACTCCCTTTTCTACTTCCAGCACCTTCACTATCCGATTGACAGGAAAACCAGCTTTGGACAGCAAAAGAATCCGTTCCTGGTCAGCCTCTTGGATTTTTCGGTATGCAGGAAGTAGTCGAACTTGATCATCTTCCAATAATTCATGGTTATGAACATTACTAAACTGAGAAACATACCATTGTGCTACACCATCAACAATTTCTTTCGTCAAGTACAGCTTTGCATCACATCCACACCGTACTGATTTCCTATCCCTAGGGTGTTCCACATTGGCCTTCTTCCTTGGTTGATTAAATCCAGATCGGTAACACACAAAATCCCTTCTATAAATCCCCAAATTTTGGCTTTCTGTTGAACGCGCTTTTCTAATAGAAAACCCGTTCTTCCTAGCAAAGTTGCTATAATATTCAAATGCTTCATCATCACTTTTAAATATCTGACCAACATATGGAGTAAAGAAATTATCTTGGGACGAAGACGACATTGTTTCACACTTTTCCCTTTGAGAAACATCTGCTGGTTGATCATCTCCATCGGCTTTTATGTAACACTTCCAATCTCCACAAGGGCATTGTTGTCTTTTAATCCAAATGTCATTCAATGGCTTTGCTGccattatctctataacgataCACACAAACAAGCTTTCTAAACCCAATAAAAGTTCCTCAAAGCTGACTTTTTTATTCCCAAAACCAAAGCAACTCTTCAAGAAACTTCCAATAACATATTCTAATCATCAAATCAAGAAAACCCCACTTCAtttcaaagaaagaaaacaacagaaaAGCCAATAAATCTTGAATTGGGCACCTATGCTATATGACTAGAGAATAATAAATTACAAGGGAAAATAGAGAatttattcaagaatatcacagATACAAAAATGAGCACTATTGAGTAGAATAATCAGTTTTTAATGAACCTTCAATTGCAAAATTAAAAAGAAACAACAAAAGCCCAATTCAAATATGATGAAACAAAAATTTTGGGGTGAACAAGTGAAGATGGTGAGAATGATTTGCTTACCAAGTGTCAAAAAGTTGCAATCTTTGTAGATAAAATTAGCATGCTGAACTCATTGAAGAACCCAACTCTCTGATATTTTTGTAGTGGCGCTTTGGGTTCTCCATGGTCCAATCTTTCAGCACaatctctttttttgtttttggtttttcttttcttcttcttttgggaATTTAGTACGAAGTCAAAGGTATACTGAAGATGGAAAAGAGGTTCACTGTTTGGATGGGCGTGACCCAGTCTATACTGTTGCATCATTAATTCAAATacgcttaatgcatatgcaatccctcctttttttattttttattttttattttgacactttaatTAAGTGTGATTTCTATTGAACCTTTAAATTTAGCCCAAGTATGCCAGCGTTCAGGTATGTTTTACTAACTATCTGGTAATAATTTACGTAGAAAAGTCTCATTTCGAATAGTTCAgatatgaaatacaaaaaaaaaagtgatagttgagGTGCATTTTTAACCCTTATCTCTAgttattttgattattatttaaactttattatattattaaattttttgttatcTAGAAAAGAGTCAATTTATGTAAAACTGATTTGGTATCGAAGCTCTACTTCTGCTCTCCTCTCCCAACATTGTTATCTACTTAAAAGAGTCATTTCATGTATAATAATCAATTTGGTGCGACCAAAGTTCTAATTGTTTTTCGTTCTTACTCACCTCTTTCACCAACACATATATCGAATAACTCAATCCAGTAAAATTAGACAGACGAAAGAAATCACCGAACTTCATTATCTCCgctaaaaaataaatttaagacCTCATGAAACCTAGTAAGATTCTATTTACAGGCCGAATAAATTCAAATTACTAACCTTTTTAaatcgaaaaaagaaaaaagatgaaTGCGACCAAGTTAAATAGTTGTATATTGATATATTCCCTCCTTTTCATTTTACTTGGATcttatattaagaatatatattttttacttgtctatttaaaaaatcaagatggattttttttttctaatattgCTTTTATCATTAAGTAACTATATAAAATAATAGTAGTAGTCAAACTTATTTCTAAAATATAATTGATAAGATAGTTTAGAAAATAAGTCCCTAATACATTTTTTTCCAAAGGAAGTACCAAATCCCCAGGCAAGTAAAATAGAAACGAACTTGCACCccccccaaaaaataaaaaataaaatggaaACGAACGAGTAGCACTTCAGTAGAGCAAATATTATCGGGCAATCTGCGCGATTGTCCTTCatacggactggtctttaatttttgctcctcaatTTGCTGGTCTTTTGGTTCGAAATCTAGtagagtaaaaaataataataatttcgaaAGATATAGGTTTCTATGAACCTATGCTTATTCGGGCGAAGTTACACATAACCTATGCCGGAGACGGCAGACCTTACCTtataaggtaaacttttagttatgccttaagacattTTTGCCTTAAGATATTTTTGCAAAAGccttgtcttgcaatttttttttttttgactgagcggggattGAACCCAGAACTTCAGGATATTTTCGGCTACCTTTTTAAGTgaagaataaaaattaaagaccagcaatttgagtggcaaaaattaaagaccaccccaaaagacggcaatccacgcaaaaaaatgaatattatcaacccaaaaaaaaagagcaaatatTATCGAACTGAAATGAGTATTTAAATATTGTACCAGACCATGAATTAAGGTATTTATCGATCGGTTCGGTTTATCAATTTTCGATTTATAAATACCTTCAATCGATAATCAAACCGATAAGATATTCGTTATCAATTTTTTATTCTTAACTGTTCTATTTTTGGTATAACCAATAAGAAAATATTCCACTAATTATTTTTTACTTTCTTTGTCTTCATGTATACACTGTCTACTGCCCTCATGCATAACAAGGCAGATCCACTCTACTGTCAACTCAAACAAAATAAAGCCAAAATAAATGTACAAATTAAAGCATTGTATACTTGAGCAGATCCACTCCACTGCCAACGCAACATAGGGTTTGTAAATAATTTAAAGCCACTATTATATAACTAGGAATATAAAAGTAATTTTAATATAAATTTATTGGTTATCAATTTAATCATTAATTAAATCGTTGAAATCATAAATAACCctataaaaaaaaatttacaACCTATTACTCAATAACACGATATCTATAAATCAATAAAATTTTAATTCTATTTATCGGTTAAACTGATTTTCACACACCCTGCCGCAAACAACCTTATACCGTCATGCATTTTTTGAAGTCATCGACCCAAATTTTTTAGAGCGCTGAGAATGGCGCCAAGATAAACATGAAGCACAACACAGCCTTTTTTCCTCTCAATCAGGGGTAACCATTTCTCGCCATGTTTATGACAGCAATGATACAAACCCGAAACAAACTACTCCATCAAAATCCAAACCCCACTCTTTTTTTCAGCACATTTGCATCTTCCATTCTTCACTCTTTTCCAAATAATCACTCTACTAGAACAAAAAACATATCTTTTCATCAAACCCAAGAACCAGTAATTCAATCAAAAGACTCCACTAATCTCTTAAATAACAATACAAATCAAGACACGTGTGAGTTTTTAGTGCAAAAATACAGGTTTTCAAATTCTGAAAACGATGCTCAAAGACTTCATTTGGATATTATAAAACACGGGGTTGATCAAGATTTGTATTTGTGTAACACCCTTATTAATCTATATGTTAAAAATGCTGATTTGATATCTGCTCATGAGGCGTTCGATGAAATGCCTGAACGAAATTTAGTCACTTGGGCGTGTTTGATTACGGGTTATTCTCAAAATGGGATGCCTGATGAGGCATGTCGAGTTTTTCAAGAAATGGTTTCGTCGGGTTTTATTCCTAACCATTATGCTTGTGGTAGTGCTTTGAGGTCTTGTCAGGGTTTAGGTGTTTTTGGGTTGAGGTTAGGGATGCAAATTCATGGTTTGCTTTTGAAAACAGGACATGCTTCTAATGAAGTTGTGTCCAATGTATTGATCTCGATGTACGGAAGTTGTGCAGGtaatcagaggcggatccagtAGTTAAACTCTACAGATTCAACCTTTAAGATTCTTAGCATTGAACTCATTGTATTTTAAAATTGTGGGTTCATGTgtactatttattgtaattttcaTAAATTTTTACACGTAAATTTATGCACCGCGTCGAAAGTTATgtgttcaattgaacccctaccTAATTTGTTACATCCGCCCCTGCAGGTAATGGTGATTCTGCTTGGCGTGTTTTTGAAGAGATAGAGAATAAGAATTCAGTATCTTGCAATTCTATTATTTCGGTTTACTCTCAGCGAGGCGTGGTTTCTGCATTTGAGCTCTTCTCTTATCTGCAAAAAGAGGATTTGGGGTTTACTTTTAAACCAACTGAGTTCACTTTTGGCAGCTTAATTACTGCTGCTGCTAATCTTGTTAATTGTGGTTTGCTTTTACTGGAGCAGCTTTTGGGAAATATTGAAAAGTCTGGACTTTTAGAAGACTTGTATGTAGGCAGTGCTTTGCTTAGTGGTTTCGGAAGGTTTGGGTCTCTCGATACAGCAATGAAGGTTTTTAAGCAGATGGGTGCAAGGAATGCAGTGTCCTTGAACGGGCTCATGGTCGGATTGGTGAGACTTGGTCAGGGAGAAGAAGCAGCTAAGATTTTCATGGAGATGAGAGACTTGGTTAAGATAAATTCTGATTCGTTTGTGGTTCTTTTCAGTGCATTTCCTGAATTCTCTTCGTTGGAAGAAGGGGAAATAAGGGGCAGAGAGCTTCATGCATATGTTCTCCGAACGGGTTTGTGCAACTCTAAGGCTGCTATTGGAAATGCTCTGATTAATATGTATTCTAAATTTGGTGAAATCCAAATTGCCCATTCTGTTTTCCAGGTCATGGTTGATAAGGAGTCGGTATCATGGAACTCTATGATCTCTGCTCTAGATCAAAGTGATTGTTTTGAAAATGCACTATCGACCTTCCAAACTATGAGGAGGACTGGTTTGATGGCTTCAAATTACTCATTGATAAGTGCTTTGAGTTCTTGCGGAAGCCTGAATTGGATAGGATTGGGGAAACAACTGCACAGTGAAGGGATAAAATTAGGACTTGATTTTGATGTTTCAGTGTCTAATGCTCTCCTTGCTTTATATGCTGATACTGGATGTGTGGCTGAATGCAAGATATTGTTTACCTTGATGCCAGAACATGATATAGTTTCATGGAATACCATTATCGGCGCATTAGGTGATTCTGAGACATCTATTTCTGATGCTATAGAGTACTTCATACAGATGATGTGTTCTGGATGGAGTCCTAACAATGTGACATTTATAAACATCCTTTCAGCAATATCACCTCTTTCTCTTATTGGTCTTGTTCGTCAAATCCATGCTCTGGTGCTAAAATATAATGCAATGCATGCTAATTCTATTGAAAACACATTTCTTGCTTGCTATGGTAAGTGTGGGGAAATGGATGACTGTGAGAACATATTTTCTGGGATGTCTGACAGGAAGGATGATGTGAGTTGGAATTTAATGATTTCTGGGTATTTACACAATGAGGTCTTACCAAAAGCCATGGATTTAGTTTGGCTTATGCTGCAAAAGGGTCAGAAATTAGATGGCTTCACATTTGCCTCTGTTCTTAGTGCATGTGCCTCAATCGCAACATTGGAGCACGGCATGGAAGTTCATGCTTGTGcgattagagcctgtttggaatcTGACGTCGTTGTTGGGAGTGCTCTTGTTGATATGTATGCCAAATGTGGAAGAATAGATTATGCTTCAAGGTTTTTTGATTTAATGCCTGTACGGAATATATATTCATGGAACTCAATGATATCTGGTTATGCACGGCATGGACATGGACATAAA
Protein-coding sequences here:
- the LOC132617317 gene encoding putative protein FAR1-RELATED SEQUENCE 10, whose translation is MAAKPLNDIWIKRQQCPCGDWKCYIKADGDDQPADVSQREKCETMSSSSQDNFFTPYVGQIFKSDDEAFEYYSNFARKNGFSIRKARSTESQNLGIYRRDFVCYRSGFNQPRKKANVEHPRDRKSVRCGCDAKLYLTKEIVDGVAQWYVSQFSNVHNHELLEDDQVRLLPAYRKIQEADQERILLLSKAGFPVNRIVKVLEVEKGVQPGQLPFIEKDVRNFVRTCKKTVQENDALITEKRENDLLELLEACKASEQKDEGFVYSFTTDENGRVENIAWSYGHSLHAYSFFGDAATFDTTYRSITYNMLLGVWFGIDNHGNALFLGCVLLQDETSQSFSWALQSFVRFMRGRQPQTIVTDIDSGLRDAIAREMPNTKHVICIWQVLSKLSSWFSLPLGLQYPDFKSEFDMLCRLENVEDFEHQWNQLVARFGLGSDKHIALLLSYRASWPISYMRNFFLARTMTIEYWKMVETFMKNILSPQSSLLLFFEQVGLVTNFGNHKKEKQLYIPAKTCLPLEEHARSILTPYAFNVMQHEIMLSMQYSITEMANSSYLVRHYKKMEAECLVIWIHEDEQVHCSCKEFEHSGILCRHSIRVLVSKNYFQIPEKYYPLRWRLESSLALLDDSVVQSSANEYSQVFHDLSGSLYSESFMSKQRINYVNRELKQLLEHVQNMPTVDEVAVSSAPINVSGL
- the LOC132618184 gene encoding putative pentatricopeptide repeat-containing protein At5g09950, with the translated sequence MFMTAMIQTRNKLLHQNPNPTLFFSTFASSILHSFPNNHSTRTKNISFHQTQEPVIQSKDSTNLLNNNTNQDTCEFLVQKYRFSNSENDAQRLHLDIIKHGVDQDLYLCNTLINLYVKNADLISAHEAFDEMPERNLVTWACLITGYSQNGMPDEACRVFQEMVSSGFIPNHYACGSALRSCQGLGVFGLRLGMQIHGLLLKTGHASNEVVSNVLISMYGSCAGNGDSAWRVFEEIENKNSVSCNSIISVYSQRGVVSAFELFSYLQKEDLGFTFKPTEFTFGSLITAAANLVNCGLLLLEQLLGNIEKSGLLEDLYVGSALLSGFGRFGSLDTAMKVFKQMGARNAVSLNGLMVGLVRLGQGEEAAKIFMEMRDLVKINSDSFVVLFSAFPEFSSLEEGEIRGRELHAYVLRTGLCNSKAAIGNALINMYSKFGEIQIAHSVFQVMVDKESVSWNSMISALDQSDCFENALSTFQTMRRTGLMASNYSLISALSSCGSLNWIGLGKQLHSEGIKLGLDFDVSVSNALLALYADTGCVAECKILFTLMPEHDIVSWNTIIGALGDSETSISDAIEYFIQMMCSGWSPNNVTFINILSAISPLSLIGLVRQIHALVLKYNAMHANSIENTFLACYGKCGEMDDCENIFSGMSDRKDDVSWNLMISGYLHNEVLPKAMDLVWLMLQKGQKLDGFTFASVLSACASIATLEHGMEVHACAIRACLESDVVVGSALVDMYAKCGRIDYASRFFDLMPVRNIYSWNSMISGYARHGHGHKSLELFTKMKLEGQTPDHVTFVGVLSACSHVGFVEQGMDYFDSMSKHYGLTPRIEHFSCMVDILGRAGKMNKLEDFINKMPLKPNALILRTVLGACGRASSRKTDLGRKAAHMLIELEPHNAVNYVLLANMYASGGKWEDVAEARRAMREATVRKEVGCSWVSMRDGVHVFVAGDQSHPDKHAIYEKLKELHKRIRDAGYVPQIKYALYDLELENKEELLSYHSERLAVAFVLTRKSDMPIRIMKNLRVCGDCHSAFKYISQVVGRQIVLRDSNRFHHFADGKCSCNDYW